The following are from one region of the Streptomyces tuirus genome:
- a CDS encoding eCIS core domain-containing protein, translated as MSDSRTQDGRAEQSAEQRRRKRKERAARSRAPEPRDIVSGAGQPLDPGVRRELEERLGHDLSRVRLHTGRDAGRLADLLGADAVAVGQDILFREGAYRPGTDEGRRLLAHELLHTVQNPHGLGALRAGRELGAVSLPQQAIEREAETAAQDLVGDTGPGAAEAVPDVEEGQATPGWLRYATVDADRRRMEQLDPATLVDRMANGLLRSLRGDPEDRSGRVRIQLARMAPEVQDSVFDRLELRLPAPVVDRLLEGVAETERSGPLPTEAAAAPLPVPGAVEEIEEERAREDSGTEPAPGQDVRPNQPGKPGGRPQDGRTTPGGDLEEEDGESASGEADREDAQGRAGAAGRQQRGSEHEQERSQEQQDDKDASGRDAEKDAADERKDASDTERDQQDQDKQDERDTEEDRGGPEDEAAQEPEKQAGEQERHEDGAPAEATRRRAPAPGTVDRSGAEPGERSRTGGDTGTARAVGDPENEQDADDEPLGLEPESEQDEADDPARTDEAPASEEAPPSEADLLGHTDAARNASLVEERQKGTAPRPPLPSTDVASVTDGARQDERPGTDQAAASSAEETTAGDDVPDAVTFGPDAGQRPDADGATEAAGTDTAAAARAVAAAGGDRDRQQAEDRAQDADARRRDEGARAADGATSGEAPQSGDAPQSGEAAAPDRLAKANEDARTQGASSPAGTGAGTDSASQGPSAARKPEAGAPDRSGGKETDTGADKDKGKDEQADKPEGASTGPRDTAGDQGTTSPAPDTTSGVQEATEGKGPATTPATASGPDKVSTPGPASAPKLAPGNGPSPMAAGPEAKTNTPGSAEAPGSGGATGSRSRPAGSKRQAARKAAKTASRRGGGGGGGGGGGRTSPAPAAVRSGGRAGGGGRPAASGGAKAGTRKETPPPDVSNATPESGLSTAAGLKPHQALETLKGVDSAVGRSVDKERTTLRKAPPKMQRPSGSPRTVPGGPRAAAPGTYTNAKVARTDAAQGRTPEIKGEQKPQGEVPGANVPEPSWWDIAVTIGAQLFGKLLKEILPLDDLIDSILGLPTKDEGLTNARVGDAPRLPLENDSDPQRTDEQGRKLDERKNELHRSGRDDVARPMGEDQIYPDVPKETLTGKVAGGKKGAKGGGTRSVSGGGVPIESASAVAEHDRGPQIQAGFSQGRQKMGQERQAKDKKAADDRKQHDQDLQKEVTASGRKQSDARAKGRSDIADSRDRWRKEQDDKVSEIDDKKGKKYDKVRDDIKQKEEDTDKDVDKRTEDDNKKIDDEQAGAEKEAEKKQEDGKDDADNWLEEAIEKLKEFFENLKNAIKSVFEKARQVVTDLIDKFKQQVFKLIDDARNWVIDQINTFADALIALGDELLADYPAMRDKWRTTIDGARDWAVQKVNEAADALKEVAGKLLDGLCGALLAGLDALEGGLLAAVDIAETVTVGALEFGAAAVAALGEWAAIFNDIVSDPGDWIGKAGAAAETGAKEHLFEEIKTAVRAWFNQKVQEIIGIPMADFQELISGGVTVEQMAQMAWDEALPQLPVTIGVMVVEKVVAKLIPGAGWVMAIIDALQTAWGALSEILAAFGLFMDFLKSVKSGNGALPFAKAVAAGVVALLELVYTFLIEGVGRFMGKVADRLGDMLKKLRTKKDKPGPDRPEAPGKPDDDKPRHDRPKDDDTGPDQRAERPAPRGPSPDKTSRPSPKPRPGKRSSPDKKPRPSHATRPKKRRDDDERRAEGREVNVARRRARDAERRLRDDDRDERRGPARDTLRDRRRPGSDRRDGRDRDARDTRLDDRRTDDSRRPDEPRRDTGSTPDRRSRDRDRDRDRDRDRDRDRDRRPGDRPRRSPLRRARQTVKAAVDRARRAARTLYGKARRRLGSRLNDRLRRLRDQWRRRHDRDRTRDRDRTRRRDNDRRREETRQRQAPPLPQVRFRTADGERHTLLFNGRTQSADLVVRSVQQAMSAFFADWQSDIATMPAGIEKNAQTTALNKADALAQSVDGMQNAMSPRYTTANYGSRPIPTNIRSWQYKRLQAAMVKLARLLEERDTSNNNGIPPAVFPPFVDNVRARNFKAYYLQQGIPKGQPAGLHNTKSPNPLGWSQALSQAPNHFVKMHLLPFKLGGLASGSNLVPAPGDINTRFHYGVEDAANTARSAAGKAIWYTVRVTFRGNPHEFFPENVMTRWNYHYKSGNTWKERPPTMAPRHHFTEDIPLPKFIEVNRQSEEDRMFSKYFKASTRMAAEIRKLARQRRFRNVGDLTTRLEKHLKATSSPLQGEFSTVKAEIRARHIEGLISY; from the coding sequence GTGAGCGACTCCCGGACCCAGGACGGCCGTGCGGAGCAGTCCGCGGAGCAGCGCCGCCGCAAGCGCAAGGAGCGGGCGGCCAGGTCCCGTGCTCCCGAGCCCAGGGACATCGTCAGCGGCGCGGGCCAGCCGCTCGACCCGGGCGTACGGCGGGAGCTGGAGGAGCGTCTCGGGCACGATCTGAGCCGCGTACGCCTGCACACCGGCCGGGACGCCGGCCGGCTGGCGGACCTGCTCGGGGCGGACGCGGTCGCGGTCGGCCAGGACATCCTCTTCCGCGAGGGGGCGTACCGGCCCGGCACGGACGAGGGCCGCCGGCTGCTCGCCCACGAGCTCCTGCACACCGTCCAGAACCCGCACGGCCTCGGTGCGTTGCGAGCGGGCCGGGAACTGGGCGCGGTGAGCCTGCCGCAGCAGGCCATCGAGCGGGAGGCGGAGACGGCGGCGCAGGACCTGGTGGGCGACACGGGTCCCGGCGCGGCCGAAGCGGTTCCGGACGTCGAGGAGGGGCAGGCCACCCCGGGCTGGCTCCGCTACGCGACCGTCGACGCCGACCGCCGCCGCATGGAGCAGCTGGACCCGGCGACCCTCGTCGACCGCATGGCCAACGGCCTTCTTCGTTCGCTGCGCGGCGACCCGGAGGACCGGTCGGGCCGCGTCCGGATCCAACTGGCCCGGATGGCGCCGGAGGTGCAGGACAGCGTCTTCGACCGGCTGGAACTGCGGCTGCCCGCGCCGGTCGTCGACCGGCTGCTGGAGGGGGTGGCGGAGACGGAGCGGTCGGGCCCGCTGCCGACGGAGGCAGCAGCGGCTCCCCTCCCCGTACCCGGCGCGGTGGAGGAGATCGAGGAGGAGCGCGCTCGCGAGGACTCCGGGACCGAGCCCGCCCCCGGGCAGGACGTACGGCCGAACCAGCCGGGCAAGCCCGGCGGGAGACCGCAGGACGGCCGGACCACGCCCGGCGGCGACCTGGAAGAGGAGGACGGCGAGTCCGCCTCAGGAGAGGCCGACCGGGAGGACGCCCAGGGCCGCGCCGGCGCGGCCGGACGGCAGCAGAGGGGCTCCGAGCACGAGCAGGAGCGCTCGCAGGAGCAGCAGGACGACAAGGACGCCTCCGGCCGGGACGCCGAGAAGGACGCCGCCGACGAACGCAAGGACGCCTCGGACACCGAACGCGACCAGCAGGACCAGGACAAGCAGGACGAGCGTGACACCGAGGAGGACCGGGGCGGTCCCGAGGACGAGGCGGCCCAGGAGCCCGAGAAGCAGGCCGGCGAACAGGAACGGCACGAGGACGGGGCCCCGGCCGAGGCGACCCGCCGCCGGGCCCCCGCCCCGGGCACCGTCGACCGCAGCGGAGCCGAGCCCGGCGAGAGGTCCCGGACCGGCGGGGACACCGGAACGGCGCGTGCGGTGGGCGACCCGGAGAACGAACAGGACGCCGACGACGAGCCGTTGGGACTCGAACCGGAGTCCGAGCAGGACGAGGCCGATGACCCCGCTCGGACGGACGAGGCGCCGGCTTCCGAGGAGGCACCCCCCTCGGAAGCCGACCTCCTCGGGCACACCGACGCGGCCAGGAACGCGAGCCTCGTCGAGGAACGGCAGAAGGGCACGGCCCCCCGGCCCCCGCTTCCGTCCACGGACGTCGCCTCGGTGACGGACGGTGCGCGGCAGGACGAACGGCCCGGGACGGATCAGGCAGCTGCGTCGTCCGCCGAGGAGACGACGGCGGGTGACGACGTCCCGGACGCCGTCACCTTCGGACCGGACGCCGGGCAGCGGCCCGACGCCGACGGGGCCACCGAGGCGGCGGGGACGGACACTGCGGCCGCTGCCCGTGCCGTCGCCGCGGCCGGTGGTGACCGGGACCGGCAGCAGGCGGAGGACCGCGCCCAGGACGCCGACGCCCGACGGCGCGACGAGGGGGCCCGGGCCGCCGACGGCGCCACGTCGGGCGAGGCGCCGCAGTCCGGTGATGCGCCGCAGTCCGGTGAGGCGGCCGCACCCGACCGGCTGGCCAAGGCGAACGAGGACGCCCGTACGCAGGGCGCCAGTTCACCGGCGGGCACCGGAGCAGGGACGGACAGCGCGAGCCAGGGCCCGAGCGCCGCCCGGAAACCGGAAGCCGGAGCTCCCGACCGCAGTGGCGGCAAGGAGACCGACACCGGAGCGGACAAGGACAAGGGCAAGGACGAGCAGGCCGACAAGCCCGAGGGCGCGTCGACCGGCCCACGCGACACCGCCGGCGACCAGGGGACCACGTCTCCCGCACCCGACACGACCTCCGGCGTCCAGGAGGCCACCGAAGGCAAGGGCCCGGCGACCACTCCCGCGACGGCGAGCGGCCCGGACAAGGTCTCCACGCCGGGACCCGCGAGCGCGCCGAAACTGGCACCGGGCAACGGGCCTTCGCCCATGGCCGCGGGCCCGGAGGCGAAGACCAACACCCCCGGGAGTGCGGAGGCCCCGGGCTCCGGCGGTGCCACGGGCTCGCGTTCCCGCCCGGCCGGCAGCAAGCGCCAGGCGGCACGAAAGGCCGCGAAGACCGCGTCGCGCCGTGGCGGTGGCGGAGGTGGAGGTGGAGGCGGTGGCCGCACGTCCCCGGCGCCCGCAGCGGTCCGCTCCGGCGGCCGGGCCGGTGGCGGAGGCCGCCCCGCCGCGTCCGGCGGCGCCAAGGCCGGGACCAGGAAGGAGACCCCGCCCCCGGACGTCTCCAACGCCACCCCCGAGTCCGGCCTGTCGACGGCCGCGGGGCTCAAGCCGCACCAGGCCCTGGAGACGCTCAAGGGTGTCGACAGCGCGGTCGGCCGCTCGGTCGACAAGGAGCGCACCACCCTGCGCAAGGCGCCGCCGAAGATGCAGCGGCCCTCCGGCTCCCCGCGCACGGTCCCCGGCGGCCCGCGGGCGGCGGCGCCGGGCACGTACACGAACGCCAAGGTCGCCCGTACGGACGCGGCCCAGGGCAGGACGCCCGAGATCAAGGGCGAGCAGAAGCCGCAGGGCGAGGTCCCGGGCGCGAACGTGCCGGAGCCGAGCTGGTGGGACATCGCCGTCACCATCGGCGCCCAGCTGTTCGGCAAGCTGCTGAAGGAGATCCTCCCGCTCGACGACCTGATCGACTCCATCCTGGGCCTGCCGACCAAGGACGAGGGACTGACGAACGCCCGGGTGGGCGACGCCCCGAGGCTTCCGCTGGAGAACGACTCGGACCCGCAGCGCACCGACGAGCAGGGCAGGAAGCTCGACGAGCGGAAGAACGAACTGCACCGGTCGGGACGTGACGACGTGGCCCGCCCGATGGGCGAGGACCAGATCTACCCCGACGTGCCCAAGGAGACCCTGACCGGCAAGGTGGCCGGCGGGAAGAAGGGCGCGAAGGGCGGCGGCACGCGGTCGGTGTCCGGCGGCGGGGTGCCGATCGAATCGGCCTCCGCGGTCGCCGAGCACGACCGGGGCCCGCAGATCCAGGCGGGCTTCTCGCAGGGCCGCCAGAAGATGGGCCAGGAGCGCCAGGCCAAGGACAAGAAGGCGGCCGACGACCGCAAGCAGCACGACCAGGACCTGCAGAAGGAGGTCACGGCCAGCGGCAGGAAGCAGTCCGACGCCCGCGCCAAGGGCCGTTCCGACATCGCCGACTCCCGGGACCGGTGGCGCAAGGAGCAGGACGACAAGGTCTCGGAGATCGACGACAAGAAGGGCAAGAAGTACGACAAGGTCCGCGACGACATCAAGCAGAAGGAGGAGGACACCGACAAGGACGTCGACAAGCGGACCGAGGACGACAACAAGAAGATCGACGACGAGCAGGCCGGCGCCGAGAAGGAGGCGGAGAAGAAGCAGGAGGACGGCAAGGACGACGCCGACAACTGGCTCGAAGAGGCCATCGAGAAGCTGAAGGAGTTCTTCGAGAACCTCAAGAACGCCATCAAGAGCGTCTTCGAGAAGGCCCGCCAGGTCGTCACCGACCTCATCGACAAGTTCAAGCAGCAGGTCTTCAAGCTCATCGATGACGCCCGCAACTGGGTCATCGACCAGATCAACACCTTCGCCGACGCGCTGATCGCCCTCGGCGACGAACTCCTCGCCGACTACCCGGCGATGCGCGACAAGTGGCGCACCACCATCGACGGCGCACGCGACTGGGCCGTGCAGAAGGTCAACGAGGCGGCGGACGCGCTGAAGGAGGTCGCGGGCAAGCTCCTCGACGGCCTGTGCGGTGCGCTGCTGGCCGGGCTCGACGCCCTGGAGGGCGGCCTGCTGGCGGCGGTCGACATCGCCGAGACCGTCACCGTCGGCGCGCTGGAGTTCGGCGCCGCAGCCGTCGCCGCGCTCGGCGAGTGGGCGGCCATCTTCAACGACATCGTCTCCGACCCGGGCGACTGGATCGGAAAGGCCGGTGCCGCCGCCGAGACGGGCGCGAAGGAACACCTCTTCGAGGAGATCAAGACCGCGGTCCGGGCCTGGTTCAACCAGAAGGTCCAGGAGATCATCGGCATCCCGATGGCGGACTTCCAGGAGCTGATCTCCGGCGGCGTCACCGTCGAGCAGATGGCGCAGATGGCCTGGGACGAGGCCCTTCCCCAACTCCCCGTCACCATCGGCGTGATGGTCGTCGAGAAGGTCGTCGCCAAGCTCATCCCCGGCGCCGGCTGGGTCATGGCGATCATCGACGCCCTGCAGACGGCGTGGGGCGCCCTCAGCGAGATCCTCGCCGCCTTCGGCCTGTTCATGGACTTCCTCAAGTCCGTCAAGAGCGGCAACGGCGCGCTGCCGTTCGCGAAGGCGGTCGCCGCCGGTGTCGTCGCCCTGCTGGAGCTGGTCTACACGTTCCTGATCGAGGGAGTGGGCCGCTTCATGGGCAAGGTCGCCGACCGGCTCGGCGACATGCTGAAGAAGCTCCGCACGAAGAAGGACAAGCCCGGACCTGACCGCCCGGAGGCACCGGGCAAGCCCGACGACGACAAGCCGAGGCACGACAGGCCCAAGGACGACGACACCGGCCCGGACCAGCGGGCCGAGCGCCCCGCCCCGCGGGGGCCCTCGCCCGACAAGACCTCCCGGCCCTCGCCCAAGCCCCGCCCCGGCAAGCGTTCCTCCCCGGACAAGAAGCCGCGCCCCTCGCACGCCACGCGCCCGAAGAAGCGCCGAGACGACGACGAACGCCGCGCGGAGGGCCGCGAGGTGAACGTGGCCAGGCGCCGGGCACGGGACGCCGAGCGCAGGCTGCGCGACGACGACAGGGACGAGCGCCGCGGCCCGGCCCGGGACACGCTCCGCGACCGGCGCCGCCCCGGCTCCGACCGGAGGGACGGCCGTGACCGCGACGCCCGCGACACGCGCCTCGACGACCGCCGCACCGACGACAGTCGCCGCCCCGACGAGCCCCGCCGGGACACGGGCAGCACGCCCGACCGACGTTCGCGCGACCGGGACCGGGACCGGGACCGGGACCGGGACCGGGACCGGGACCGCGACCGTCGGCCCGGTGACCGGCCTCGCCGCAGCCCGCTCCGGCGGGCCCGCCAGACGGTCAAGGCGGCCGTCGACCGCGCCCGCCGGGCGGCCCGCACGCTCTACGGGAAGGCCCGCCGCCGGCTCGGCAGCCGGCTGAACGACCGGCTGCGCCGGCTGCGGGACCAATGGCGGCGCCGGCACGATCGGGACCGCACACGGGACAGGGACCGCACGCGGCGCCGCGACAACGACAGGCGGCGCGAGGAGACCAGGCAGCGGCAGGCGCCGCCGCTGCCCCAGGTGCGTTTCCGCACGGCCGACGGCGAGCGGCACACCCTGCTGTTCAACGGCCGTACGCAGAGCGCCGACCTCGTGGTGCGCAGTGTGCAGCAGGCGATGAGCGCGTTCTTCGCCGACTGGCAGTCGGACATCGCGACGATGCCCGCCGGTATTGAGAAGAACGCCCAGACGACCGCCCTCAACAAGGCGGACGCACTGGCTCAGAGCGTCGACGGCATGCAGAACGCCATGTCGCCCCGGTACACGACCGCGAACTACGGCAGCCGTCCGATTCCCACGAACATCCGGTCCTGGCAGTACAAGCGGCTCCAGGCGGCGATGGTGAAACTCGCCCGCCTCCTCGAAGAGCGCGACACCAGCAACAACAACGGCATCCCGCCCGCGGTGTTCCCGCCGTTCGTGGACAACGTGCGGGCACGGAATTTCAAAGCTTATTACCTGCAACAGGGCATTCCGAAGGGGCAGCCGGCAGGCTTGCACAACACGAAGTCGCCCAACCCCCTCGGGTGGAGCCAAGCCCTTTCCCAGGCCCCGAACCATTTCGTCAAGATGCACCTGCTGCCCTTCAAGCTGGGCGGTCTGGCATCCGGATCGAACCTCGTACCCGCGCCGGGCGACATCAACACGCGATTCCACTACGGCGTCGAGGACGCGGCGAACACGGCGAGGTCGGCGGCGGGCAAGGCGATCTGGTACACGGTCCGGGTCACGTTCCGCGGCAATCCGCACGAGTTCTTCCCGGAGAACGTCATGACCCGGTGGAACTACCACTACAAGTCCGGGAACACGTGGAAGGAAAGGCCGCCGACCATGGCGCCCAGGCACCACTTCACCGAGGACATTCCGTTGCCGAAGTTCATCGAGGTGAACCGGCAGAGCGAAGAGGACCGCATGTTCTCGAAGTACTTCAAGGCATCGACCCGGATGGCCGCGGAGATCAGGAAGCTGGCCCGCCAGAGGCGGTTCCGGAACGTCGGCGATCTCACCACGCGGCTCGAGAAACACCTGAAGGCGACCAGCAGCCCGTTGCAGGGCGAGTTCAGCACGGTCAAGGCGGAGATCCGCGCACGGCACATCGAAGGACTGATCTCCTACTGA
- a CDS encoding ATP-binding protein produces the protein MATHATATGQTGAAAALGDGTTLTAEIRRVLARVDAHALRATKGEEHPPHTPAPGPADGSGTAHEERPAHTPVPGPAVGSGTAHEERPAHTPVPGPADGPGTAHEERPAHTPVPGPADGPGTAHEERPAHTPVPGPADGPGTAHEERPAHTPVPGPADGPGTAHEEHPPHTPVPEPADGPGTAHEERPAHTPVPGPADGPGTAPLDALVTCFGLTAFERDLVLLTAAQELEPTTAARCAAASGDPERAHPTFSLALAALDEPHWSALPPVSPLRRWRILEPDDVSRLTTTRLRLDERILHFLLGSPYLDARLHGQALRTPVPDRLPPSYDLAASRVAGGWTDGARPDAPLLVELVGGDPRSRADIAAAAAARAGLGLYTVSAEDIPVDPAERDRFARLWQREAILLPAALLVEFGEPDREQRSATEAFLAGAAVPVVVSSNDPRRTDRPHGTRVTVPSLGDEEQLALWADAFSDVADLGEGELRSLTAQFQLPPHVVRSAAATVRRELPHEDRLDAAGLAWRAGMDEARIGMDELGRRIEPQAGWSDLVLHERQTGVLREIVAHVRQRPVVHQEWGFGATLRRGLGVTALFAGGSGTGKTLAAEVMAKELGLDLFVVDLSQVVSKYIGETEKNLRRVFDAAERGGALLLFDEADALFGKRSEVKDSHDRYANLEVSYLLMRMEAYRGLAILTTNMKKALDNAFLRRIRFVIDFPFPAEYERAEIWRRVLPPQAPVKDIDPELLARLTVAGGSIRNIALSGAFLAAEEGEALQMRHMLAAARTEYLKLERSLTPTEVRGWV, from the coding sequence ATGGCAACGCACGCGACGGCCACGGGACAGACCGGAGCTGCCGCCGCCCTGGGCGACGGCACCACGCTCACGGCGGAGATCCGGCGTGTCCTGGCCCGCGTCGACGCTCACGCGCTGCGCGCCACGAAGGGCGAAGAGCACCCGCCGCACACCCCTGCGCCCGGGCCCGCCGACGGCTCCGGCACCGCCCATGAGGAGCGCCCGGCGCATACCCCTGTGCCCGGGCCCGCCGTCGGCTCCGGCACCGCCCATGAGGAGCGCCCGGCGCACACTCCTGTGCCCGGGCCCGCCGACGGCCCTGGCACCGCCCATGAGGAGCGCCCGGCGCACACTCCTGTGCCCGGGCCCGCCGACGGCCCTGGCACCGCCCATGAGGAGCGCCCGGCGCACACTCCTGTGCCCGGGCCCGCCGACGGCCCTGGCACCGCCCATGAGGAGCGCCCGGCGCACACTCCTGTGCCCGGGCCCGCCGACGGCCCTGGCACCGCCCATGAGGAGCACCCGCCGCACACCCCTGTGCCCGAGCCCGCCGACGGCCCCGGCACCGCCCATGAGGAGCGCCCGGCGCATACCCCTGTGCCCGGGCCCGCCGACGGCCCCGGTACCGCACCCCTCGACGCCCTGGTCACCTGCTTCGGGCTCACCGCGTTCGAGCGGGACCTCGTCCTGCTCACGGCCGCGCAGGAACTGGAGCCCACCACCGCCGCGCGCTGCGCCGCCGCCAGCGGCGACCCGGAGCGGGCCCACCCGACGTTCTCCCTCGCCCTGGCCGCCCTGGACGAGCCACACTGGAGCGCGCTGCCGCCCGTGTCGCCGCTGCGGCGCTGGCGGATCCTGGAACCGGACGACGTGTCACGGCTGACGACCACCCGGCTGCGGCTCGACGAACGCATCCTGCACTTCCTCCTCGGCTCGCCCTACCTGGACGCCAGACTGCACGGACAGGCGCTCCGCACCCCCGTGCCGGACCGGCTGCCGCCGTCGTACGACCTGGCCGCGAGCCGGGTCGCGGGCGGCTGGACGGACGGTGCCCGCCCCGACGCGCCGTTGCTCGTCGAACTCGTCGGAGGCGATCCGCGCAGCCGCGCCGACATCGCCGCCGCGGCTGCCGCCCGCGCCGGGCTCGGGCTGTACACGGTGAGCGCCGAGGACATCCCCGTCGACCCCGCCGAGCGCGACCGGTTCGCCCGGCTGTGGCAGCGCGAGGCGATCCTGCTGCCCGCCGCGCTGCTCGTGGAGTTCGGCGAACCCGACCGGGAGCAGCGGTCGGCCACTGAGGCCTTCCTGGCCGGGGCCGCCGTACCGGTCGTCGTATCGAGCAACGACCCGCGCCGGACGGACCGCCCGCACGGCACCCGGGTGACCGTGCCGAGCCTCGGCGACGAGGAGCAACTGGCCCTGTGGGCCGACGCGTTCAGCGACGTCGCCGACCTCGGCGAGGGCGAACTGCGGTCGCTGACCGCCCAGTTCCAGCTGCCGCCGCACGTCGTACGGTCCGCCGCCGCGACCGTACGGCGGGAACTGCCCCACGAGGACCGGCTCGACGCCGCGGGTCTCGCCTGGCGGGCCGGTATGGACGAGGCCCGCATCGGCATGGACGAACTCGGCCGCCGCATCGAACCGCAGGCCGGCTGGAGCGACCTCGTGCTGCACGAGCGGCAGACCGGCGTGCTGCGCGAGATCGTCGCCCACGTACGGCAGAGGCCGGTGGTGCACCAGGAGTGGGGCTTCGGTGCCACCCTGCGCCGGGGCCTCGGCGTCACCGCGCTCTTCGCGGGCGGCTCCGGCACCGGCAAGACCCTGGCCGCCGAGGTGATGGCGAAGGAGCTGGGCCTCGACCTGTTCGTCGTCGACCTCTCCCAGGTCGTCAGCAAGTACATCGGCGAGACCGAGAAGAACCTCCGCCGGGTCTTCGACGCCGCCGAACGCGGCGGTGCCCTCCTGCTGTTCGACGAGGCCGACGCGCTGTTCGGCAAGCGCAGCGAGGTCAAGGACAGCCACGACCGGTACGCCAACCTCGAGGTCAGCTACCTGCTCATGCGGATGGAGGCCTACCGCGGCCTCGCCATCCTCACCACCAACATGAAGAAGGCCCTGGACAACGCCTTCCTGCGGCGCATCCGCTTCGTCATCGACTTCCCCTTCCCGGCCGAGTACGAGCGCGCCGAGATCTGGCGCCGGGTGCTGCCGCCGCAGGCCCCGGTGAAGGACATCGACCCGGAGCTGCTCGCACGGCTCACGGTGGCGGGCGGCTCGATCCGCAACATCGCCCTGTCCGGGGCGTTCCTCGCCGCGGAGGAGGGCGAGGCGCTGCAGATGCGGCACATGCTCGCCGCCGCCCGCACCGAATACCTCAAGCTGGAACGCTCCCTGACGCCGACGGAGGTCCGCGGATGGGTGTGA
- a CDS encoding DUF4255 domain-containing protein, with the protein MSNALALAHVTQALALLIEANLPPDIDIAVKVEPRRPPVDPPLEPTVTVFLYQVTPNTSQRNNDLPTRASDGTLVRRPAAALDLHYLISAYGEEAELVGQRLIGAVVRTLHEIPVLPRDIIELAGQRPHLNGSDLADAVQRVRFTPAAMDIDETSKLWGMLHQTPYALSVVYQAVLVLIDGREPPVPARPVERPEVRVLPFGAPGAPSPGPVPEEPAPPPSPQAAEPSAPPMKAVARTEAKAPAKTGRSRKAAQPARSAKRTAGKPAKSARTPPASTNKDGDTHADGSESTEN; encoded by the coding sequence ATGAGCAACGCACTTGCCCTCGCCCACGTCACCCAGGCCCTCGCCCTGCTGATCGAGGCCAACCTGCCGCCGGACATCGACATCGCGGTCAAGGTCGAGCCGCGCAGGCCGCCGGTGGACCCGCCGCTCGAACCGACCGTCACCGTGTTCCTCTACCAGGTCACGCCCAACACCTCACAGCGCAACAACGACCTGCCGACCCGGGCGTCCGACGGCACCCTGGTCCGCCGTCCGGCCGCCGCGCTCGACCTGCACTACCTGATCAGCGCGTACGGCGAGGAGGCCGAACTGGTCGGGCAGCGCCTGATCGGCGCGGTGGTGCGCACCCTGCACGAGATACCCGTGCTGCCCCGGGACATCATCGAACTCGCCGGTCAGCGGCCCCACTTGAACGGCAGCGACCTGGCCGACGCGGTGCAGCGGGTGCGGTTCACTCCGGCGGCGATGGACATCGACGAGACGTCCAAGCTGTGGGGGATGCTGCACCAGACGCCGTACGCGCTGTCGGTCGTCTACCAGGCCGTGCTGGTCCTCATCGACGGGCGCGAGCCGCCGGTGCCCGCGAGGCCGGTGGAACGGCCGGAGGTGCGGGTGCTGCCGTTCGGGGCGCCGGGGGCGCCGTCGCCCGGCCCGGTGCCGGAAGAGCCGGCCCCGCCGCCCTCGCCTCAGGCCGCGGAGCCCTCCGCCCCACCCATGAAGGCGGTGGCCAGGACCGAGGCGAAGGCGCCCGCGAAGACGGGCCGCAGCCGCAAGGCGGCACAGCCGGCCAGGAGCGCGAAGAGGACGGCCGGCAAGCCCGCCAAGTCCGCGCGGACACCACCGGCGTCCACGAACAAGGACGGGGACACGCACGCGGACGGCAGTGAGTCCACGGAGAACTGA
- a CDS encoding T4 family baseplate hub assembly chaperone — MAITQAADALATWESGTGQAPAGRALLLHRAARPDLGGDQQALLALPVGEREADLFALRRALFGERMQVRLECGACGADMEFELDAGEFARTLADRGEPLVRIAEDGWEVGFRVPGVADLTAAAGAADPRRALLARCVTDAVRDGRSVSADELPVAVQRRIAEAAQAADPGGDVALTIACPECGEGTRAELDIASYLWTELDAWARDLLLDVHLLATAYGWSEPEILALSPLRRRYYLELCADV; from the coding sequence ATGGCCATCACACAAGCGGCCGATGCCCTGGCCACCTGGGAGTCCGGGACCGGTCAGGCTCCGGCCGGGCGCGCGCTGCTGCTGCACCGCGCCGCCCGGCCGGACCTGGGCGGTGATCAGCAGGCGCTGCTGGCGCTTCCGGTCGGGGAGCGCGAGGCGGATCTGTTCGCCCTGCGCCGGGCCCTGTTCGGCGAGCGGATGCAGGTGCGCCTGGAGTGCGGGGCGTGCGGCGCGGACATGGAGTTCGAGCTGGACGCCGGGGAGTTCGCCCGGACCCTGGCCGACCGGGGCGAGCCGCTCGTGCGGATCGCCGAGGACGGCTGGGAGGTCGGGTTCCGGGTGCCCGGCGTCGCCGACCTGACGGCGGCGGCCGGTGCTGCCGACCCGCGCCGGGCCCTGCTGGCGCGGTGCGTGACCGACGCCGTACGCGACGGGCGCTCCGTGTCCGCCGACGAGCTGCCCGTCGCCGTACAGCGGAGGATCGCCGAGGCGGCCCAGGCCGCCGACCCGGGCGGCGACGTCGCGCTCACCATCGCCTGCCCCGAATGCGGGGAGGGCACCCGGGCCGAACTGGACATCGCCTCCTACCTGTGGACCGAACTGGACGCCTGGGCCCGGGACCTGCTGCTCGACGTCCATCTGCTCGCCACCGCGTACGGCTGGAGCGAGCCGGAGATCCTGGCGCTCAGCCCGCTGCGGCGCCGCTACTACCTGGAGCTGTGTGCGGATGTCTGA